The following proteins are encoded in a genomic region of Desulfuromonas sp.:
- a CDS encoding phage tail protein, producing MSEPFVAEIRIFAGNFAPRSWAFCDGQLLPISQNTALFSLIGTTYGGDGRTTTALPNLQGRAPMHPGRGPGLTSHRLGERGGLETVTLTEAQMPSHNHTPRAANVPATMNAPDGSTALARSVGGNSYAPAANLVPMADGVLAPSGSSQAHNNMQPFLTLNYIIALQGLYPSRG from the coding sequence ATGTCAGAACCTTTTGTCGCTGAAATCAGAATATTTGCCGGTAACTTTGCTCCGCGCAGCTGGGCCTTCTGCGATGGCCAGCTTTTGCCTATATCACAGAACACAGCACTCTTCTCCTTGATCGGTACAACTTATGGCGGTGACGGACGAACGACGACTGCCCTGCCGAATTTGCAGGGGCGGGCACCGATGCATCCCGGCCGCGGGCCGGGTTTGACCTCGCACCGGCTCGGAGAAAGAGGTGGTCTTGAAACCGTTACCCTCACTGAAGCCCAGATGCCGAGCCACAATCACACCCCGCGGGCGGCAAATGTTCCGGCTACAATGAATGCACCAGATGGTTCGACTGCGTTGGCCCGCAGTGTCGGTGGCAACAGTTACGCTCCAGCTGCCAATCTGGTGCCGATGGCCGATGGAGTTTTGGCACCGAGCGGGAGCAGTCAAGCCCACAACAACATGCAGCCGTTTCTGACCCTGAACTATATCATTGCCCTGCAGGGACTTTATCCCTCCAGGGGTTAG